Proteins co-encoded in one Cricetulus griseus strain 17A/GY chromosome 1 unlocalized genomic scaffold, alternate assembly CriGri-PICRH-1.0 chr1_1, whole genome shotgun sequence genomic window:
- the LOC100751895 gene encoding olfactory receptor 4K1: MAHSNESTVSEFVLLGLSKSWGLQLLLFTIFSVIYVTSVLGNVMIIVIIFSDSHLNSPMYFLLSNLSFIDVCQSNFATPKMLADFFVEHKTISFEGCMAQIFLLHSFVGSEMMLLVAMGYDRFVAICKPLHYNLIMNRRVCIIFVSISWAVGILHSVSHLAFTVNLPFCGPNEVDSFFCDLPLVIKLACMDTYRMEILTLANSGLISLSCFLALIVSYIIIFVTVQHQSSSGSSKALSTLTAHITVVILFFGPCIYFYIWPFSRLSVDKFLSVFYTICTPLLNPVIYSLRNEDVKSALRKLRNRHVNPGKN, translated from the coding sequence ATGGCTCACAGTAATGAATCCACGGTATCTGAGTTTGTGCTTCTGGGACTTTCTAAATCTTGGGGACTTCAGCTTTTACTTTTTACCATCTTCTCTGTCATCTATGTGACATCAGTCTTAGGCAATGTCATGATTATTGTCATAATTTTCTCAGACTCGCATTTGAACTCTCCCATGTACTTCTTACTCAGTAACCTTTCATTCATCGATGTCTGCCAATCTAACTTTGCCACTCCCAAGATGCTTGCAGACTTTTTTGTTGAGCACAAAACTATTTCCTTTGAAGGTTGCATGGCCCAGATATTTCTTCTTCATAGCTTTGTTGGGAGTGAAATGATGCTGCTTGTAGCTATGGGTTATGATAGGTTTGTAGCAATATGCAAGCCACTACACTACAATCTAATTATGAATCGGAGGGTATGCATAATTTTTGTGTCTATATCCTGGGCAGTAGGTATTCTTCATTCTGTGAGCCACTTGGCATTTACAGTGAATCTGCCATTCTGTGGTCCCAATGAGGTAGATAGCTTCTTTTGTGATCTTCCCTTGGTGATAAAACTTGCTTGCATGGATACATACAGAATGGAAATTTTGACCTTGGCTAACAGTGGCCTGATATCACTGAGCTGTTTCCTGGCTTTAATTGTCTCCTATATCATCATTTTTGTCACTGTCCAGCACCAGTCCTCTAGTGGGTCATCCAAGGCACTTTCTACACTAACTGCCCACATTACAGTAGTGATTCTATTCTTTGGGCCTTGCATTTATTTCTACATATGGCCTTTTAGTCGACTATCTGTGGATaagttcctttctgttttctatacCATTTGTACTCCTTTACTGAATCCTGTCATATATTCTCTGAGGAATGAAGATGTTAAATCAGCCTTGAGGAAATTGAGAAACCGCCATGTAAATCCTGGGAAAAACTAA
- the LOC100752775 gene encoding olfactory receptor 4K5, translating to MDKINYSVVSEFVLLGLSSSQELQYFFFVFFSALYIAIVLGNLLIIMAVTSDSSLHSPMYFLLGNLSFFDICQASFATPKMIADFLSEHKTISFSGCIAQIALIHLFTGGEMVLLVSMAYDRYVAICKPLHYMSIMNRSTCTALVIISWAVGLVHTLSQLSFTVTLVFCGPNEVDSFFCDLPRVAKLACLDSYNTEILIVVNSGILSLSTFSLLVTSYAIVLVTVWFKSSAAMAKAFSTLAAHIMVVVLFFGPCIFIYVWPFTTYPVDKILAIFYTVFTPILNPIIYTLRNRDMKVAMGKIAARYFRPPKISEMPLVARISLH from the coding sequence ATGGATAAGATCAATTATTCAGTGGTGTCTGAGTTTGTGTTGCTTGGCCTCTCTAGTTCTCAGGAACTTCagtatttcttctttgttttcttctctgcacTGTATATTGCCATTGTATTAGGAAACCTTCTCATCATCATGGCTGTGACTTCTGACAGCAGCCTGCACTCCCCCATGTATTTCCTCCTGGgaaacctttccttttttgatATTTGCCAGGCTTCTTTTGCCACACCTAAAATGATTGCCGACTTTCTGAGTGAACACAAGACTATATCCTTCAGTGGCTGCATAGCCCAGATTGCATTAATTCATCTTTTTACAGGAGGGGAGATGGTACTGCTGGTCTCCATGGCCTATGACAGATATGTGGCCATATGTAAGCCTCTACATTATATGAGCATCATGAACCGAAGTACATGTACTGCCTTGGTAATAATCTCCTGGGCTGTGGGCTTGGTGCATACATTGAGCCAGTTGTCATTTACTGTAACCCTGGTGTTTTGTGGACCCAATGAAGTAGACAGCTTCTTTTGTGACCTTCCTCGAGTGGCCAAACTTGCCTGCCTAGACTCATACAACACAGAAATACTAATTGTGGTAAACAGTGGAATACTTTCCTTAAGCACTTTCTCTCTCCTGGTGACCTCCTATGCCATAGTTCTTGTCACAGTTTGGTTCAAGTCTTCTGCTGCCATGGCCAAAGCTTTTTCTACATTAGCTGCTCACATCATGGTAGTAGTATTATTCTTTGGACCTTGCATCTTCATCTATGTGTGGCCCTTTACTACCTATCCTGTGGATAAAATTCTTGctatattttatacagttttcaCTCCCATCCTAAATCCCATTATTTACACACTAAGAAATAGAGATATGAAAGTTGCCATGGGAAAAATTGCAGCCCGTTACTTTAGACCACCCAAGATTTCTGAAATGCCATTAGTAGCAAGGATTTCCCTTCATTGA